In Lysobacter luteus, a single window of DNA contains:
- a CDS encoding HAL/PAL/TAL family ammonia-lyase has protein sequence MKPVRLDGRSLTRAGLVAVAHGAQVELATEQLPAVARAAEFLAEQVRREEPIYGVSTGFGSNADRLLGAHRVRSGAGADAVNPHESLHEELQRNLIVTHAVCVGEPFAPEVVRAMLCIRINTLMRGHSGIRVETLQALAAMLNAGIVPVVPQLGSVGASGDLAPLSHLAIVLLGGGEAFYRGDRLPGAEALARAGLRPVTLSYKEGLALNNGTAQMLACGVLALSKLEDLLDTADLAAAMTIDAFAGRLGAFAEEVHALRPHPGQVEVAAHLRRLLEGSTLADIPYHLVPRFRPWTPDAWDDDEARALRFDIGWDWVPLNQRHGREKFYTRFRPFRGGKKHQPQDSYSLRCIPQVHGAVRDAVAQAARVLEIELNALTDNPIVFPDADREHVEQQVISAGHFHGMPLALAMSYVKAAIPVLASISERRLNKLVDPATNDGLPGFLIGNEDATESGFMIVQYTAAAIVNDLASRAHPASVYSIPTSANAEDHVSMGANEARHVLSMADDLGKVLGLELYTAAQALDLRRDMINAARALAKRGDAAALAEKISGEPRTEQAHHGGFLAEVEALRAELSASDEFRPGSAVAAAHAAIRERIPFLQRDRALDGEVAAAVQLVSDGIVLAAARTA, from the coding sequence ATGAAGCCGGTGCGGCTGGACGGACGCTCGCTCACCCGCGCGGGGCTGGTCGCCGTCGCCCACGGGGCGCAGGTCGAGCTGGCCACCGAACAACTGCCCGCTGTCGCGCGTGCGGCCGAGTTCCTGGCCGAGCAGGTCCGCCGCGAGGAGCCGATCTACGGCGTGTCGACCGGCTTCGGCAGCAACGCCGACCGCCTGCTGGGCGCGCACCGCGTGCGCAGCGGGGCGGGCGCGGATGCGGTCAACCCGCACGAGTCGCTGCACGAGGAGCTCCAGCGCAACCTGATCGTCACCCACGCGGTCTGCGTCGGCGAGCCGTTCGCGCCGGAGGTGGTGCGGGCGATGCTGTGCATCCGCATCAATACGCTGATGCGCGGGCATTCCGGCATTCGCGTGGAAACCCTGCAGGCGCTGGCGGCGATGCTCAATGCCGGCATCGTGCCGGTGGTGCCGCAACTGGGGTCGGTCGGTGCGTCGGGTGACCTTGCGCCGCTTTCCCATCTGGCGATCGTGCTGCTGGGCGGCGGCGAGGCCTTCTACCGCGGCGACCGGCTGCCGGGTGCCGAGGCGCTTGCGCGTGCAGGCCTGCGACCGGTCACGCTGTCCTACAAGGAAGGCCTGGCGCTCAACAACGGCACCGCGCAGATGCTGGCCTGCGGCGTGCTGGCGCTGTCGAAGCTGGAGGACCTGCTCGACACCGCCGACCTGGCCGCGGCGATGACCATCGATGCCTTCGCCGGTCGGCTCGGCGCTTTCGCCGAGGAGGTGCACGCGCTGCGTCCGCATCCCGGGCAGGTCGAGGTGGCCGCGCACCTGCGCCGACTGCTCGAGGGGTCGACCCTGGCCGACATCCCGTACCACCTGGTGCCACGGTTCCGGCCGTGGACGCCGGACGCGTGGGACGACGACGAAGCGCGTGCGCTGCGTTTCGACATCGGCTGGGACTGGGTACCGCTCAACCAGCGCCACGGCCGCGAGAAGTTCTACACGCGTTTCCGCCCGTTCCGCGGCGGCAAGAAGCACCAGCCGCAGGACAGCTACTCGCTGCGCTGCATCCCGCAGGTGCATGGCGCGGTGCGCGACGCGGTGGCGCAGGCCGCGCGCGTGCTCGAGATCGAGCTCAACGCGCTGACCGACAACCCGATTGTGTTCCCCGATGCGGACCGCGAGCACGTCGAGCAACAGGTGATCTCGGCCGGCCATTTCCACGGCATGCCATTGGCGCTGGCGATGAGCTACGTCAAGGCGGCGATCCCGGTGCTGGCAAGCATCTCCGAGCGCCGCCTCAACAAGCTGGTCGACCCGGCCACCAACGACGGCCTCCCGGGCTTCCTGATCGGCAACGAGGACGCGACCGAGTCGGGCTTCATGATCGTGCAGTACACGGCGGCGGCGATCGTCAACGACCTGGCCAGCCGTGCGCACCCGGCTTCGGTGTACTCGATCCCGACCAGCGCCAACGCCGAGGACCACGTGTCGATGGGCGCCAACGAGGCGCGCCACGTGCTCTCCATGGCGGACGATCTCGGCAAGGTCCTCGGGCTCGAGCTGTATACGGCGGCGCAGGCGCTGGACCTTCGGCGCGACATGATCAACGCCGCCCGCGCCCTGGCGAAGCGCGGCGATGCGGCCGCGCTGGCGGAAAAGATCTCCGGTGAACCGCGCACCGAGCAGGCGCATCACGGCGGGTTCCTGGCGGAGGTCGAGGCACTGCGCGCGGAGTTGTCTGCGTCGGACGAGTTCCGCCCGGGCAGCGCCGTGGCCGCCGCGCATGCCGCCATCCGCGAGCGCATCCCGTTCCTGCAACGCGACCGCGCGCTGGATGGCGAAGTGGCCGCGGCGGTGCAGCTGGTGAGCGACGGCATCGTCCTCGCCGCCGCGCGCACGGCGTAG
- the mtnC gene encoding acireductone synthase — protein sequence MARAILTDIEGTTSGISFVKDVLFPYARRALPGFVRAHGSEPGVRKWLDAVAAENGGVCRDEMVVEVLQGWIDQDRKHTALKALQGMIWAAGYRDADFTAHIYPDAADGLVRWHAAGLPLYVYSSGSVPAQRLFFGHSDAGDLTRLFSGWFDTEVGGKREADSYRRIAEAIELPASEILFLSDVVEELDAAREAGMDTVLVDRREDYPEARTGEATGGHLRVETFDRIDPQA from the coding sequence ATGGCCCGGGCGATCCTGACCGATATCGAGGGCACCACCAGCGGCATTTCCTTCGTCAAGGACGTGCTGTTTCCGTATGCCCGCCGCGCGTTGCCGGGCTTTGTCCGCGCGCACGGATCCGAACCCGGCGTCCGCAAGTGGCTCGACGCGGTGGCCGCCGAGAACGGCGGGGTGTGCCGCGACGAGATGGTGGTCGAGGTGCTGCAGGGCTGGATCGACCAGGACCGCAAGCACACCGCGCTGAAGGCGTTGCAGGGCATGATCTGGGCGGCGGGCTACCGCGACGCCGACTTCACCGCGCACATCTACCCCGACGCGGCGGACGGGCTGGTCCGTTGGCACGCGGCAGGGCTGCCGCTCTACGTGTATTCGTCCGGCAGCGTGCCGGCGCAACGGCTGTTCTTCGGCCACAGCGACGCAGGCGACCTGACGCGGCTGTTCTCGGGGTGGTTCGACACCGAGGTCGGCGGCAAGCGCGAAGCCGACAGCTACCGCCGCATCGCCGAGGCCATCGAACTGCCCGCCAGCGAGATTCTGTTCCTGTCCGACGTCGTCGAGGAGCTCGATGCGGCGCGCGAAGCCGGGATGGACACCGTGCTGGTGGATCGCCGCGAGGACTACCCCGAGGCACGCACCGGTGAGGCCACGGGCGGCCATCTCCGGGTGGAAACGTTCGACCGGATCGACCCGCAGGCCTGA
- a CDS encoding tetratricopeptide repeat protein yields MIHASPARLCVAMALCLCGVSPATARGDALEQATQARARGEWLAALAIYERLQADSPDDAELYRLRTLTLADVGSASRAWALLQARPGLFTADEAARMEADHVARLAVWGGARPLDEPRRLEDMRRAEAAALAVQAADTPRHAFDRLVILNGLEQHAQAADLYRRLRAEGITVPAYALAAAGDSLLAARHPEEAVEALEGAAEALHDDVDTQVVLAYAYLESGRHADATRHLARIVRAEPAWQREPGARTADANWNRYSAETNLAMVLAYSGHPGRAEAMLAPMAAMAPASSDLNAKLGAVVLQRGRPEEALQRFDVAHTQDPRNLDARIGRVDALAELGRMRRARRAHDALMQAWPDNVHARRLHEQWRHRTGWQVEASLHGGRGDADGPATASPLGSRDGGHALAVRSPLLGDRWRLGAFRSEQWAEFADATPRVRDLRHGIGLHFRHDRLEWEVQAARSDDRRTGPLANDATAYRAAAGWRFNDQWRARAEAGHNDADASLQARAAGILADTAALGLQWTRDERAGLGGEFRQWRYDDGNRRESLSVDGYNAVLAMPRLRFELRGQVHVGRGSRDDAPYFNPTRDAGWTLGADLRTTHWQRYDHAFSQQFGVALGQSWQDGFSAQWVPSLGYRHAWSLGYGRSLDYGVNWSRPVYDGQRERHLSFDVQLHWGQ; encoded by the coding sequence ATGATCCACGCGAGCCCGGCGCGGCTTTGCGTCGCCATGGCCTTGTGCCTGTGCGGCGTGTCGCCCGCAACGGCCAGGGGCGACGCCCTCGAGCAAGCGACGCAGGCGCGTGCGCGCGGCGAGTGGCTGGCGGCGCTTGCCATCTACGAGCGCCTGCAGGCCGATTCCCCCGACGATGCCGAGCTGTACCGCCTGCGCACCCTCACCTTGGCGGACGTGGGCAGCGCCAGCCGCGCGTGGGCGTTGCTGCAGGCGCGCCCGGGCCTCTTCACCGCCGACGAAGCGGCCCGGATGGAGGCCGACCACGTGGCGCGCCTGGCCGTTTGGGGCGGCGCCCGCCCGCTCGACGAACCGCGGCGGCTGGAGGACATGCGACGCGCCGAAGCCGCGGCGCTGGCCGTGCAGGCTGCCGACACCCCCCGCCACGCGTTCGACCGCCTGGTGATCCTCAACGGCCTGGAGCAGCACGCGCAGGCTGCCGACCTCTACCGCAGGTTGCGAGCGGAAGGGATCACGGTGCCGGCGTACGCGCTTGCCGCGGCCGGTGATTCGCTGCTGGCGGCCCGCCATCCCGAGGAAGCCGTCGAGGCGCTGGAAGGCGCAGCGGAAGCCCTCCACGACGACGTCGACACCCAGGTCGTGCTGGCCTACGCGTACCTGGAGTCCGGCCGGCACGCCGATGCAACCCGGCATCTCGCGCGGATCGTGCGCGCCGAGCCGGCGTGGCAGCGCGAACCCGGCGCGCGCACCGCGGACGCCAACTGGAACCGCTATTCGGCCGAGACCAACCTTGCGATGGTCCTTGCGTACTCCGGACACCCGGGCCGGGCCGAGGCGATGCTGGCGCCGATGGCCGCGATGGCGCCGGCAAGTTCCGACCTCAACGCCAAGCTGGGCGCCGTGGTCCTGCAACGTGGCCGCCCGGAAGAGGCGCTGCAGCGGTTCGACGTCGCCCATACGCAGGATCCGCGCAACCTGGACGCCCGGATCGGCCGCGTCGATGCGCTGGCCGAACTGGGCCGGATGCGCCGCGCACGCCGGGCCCACGACGCGTTGATGCAGGCCTGGCCGGACAACGTCCACGCGCGCCGGCTGCACGAACAGTGGCGCCACCGCACCGGCTGGCAGGTCGAGGCATCGCTCCACGGGGGCCGCGGCGACGCTGATGGTCCCGCGACCGCATCGCCGCTGGGCAGCCGCGACGGCGGGCACGCGCTTGCCGTCCGATCGCCGCTGCTGGGCGATCGCTGGCGGCTTGGCGCCTTCCGCTCGGAGCAGTGGGCCGAGTTCGCCGACGCCACGCCGCGCGTGCGCGACCTGCGCCACGGCATTGGCTTGCATTTCCGCCATGACCGTCTGGAATGGGAGGTCCAGGCCGCACGCAGCGACGATCGCCGCACCGGTCCACTTGCCAACGATGCGACCGCGTACCGGGCCGCCGCCGGCTGGCGCTTCAACGACCAGTGGCGTGCCCGCGCGGAAGCCGGCCACAACGACGCTGATGCATCGCTGCAGGCGCGGGCCGCCGGCATCCTCGCCGACACCGCCGCCCTTGGCCTGCAATGGACGCGCGACGAGCGTGCCGGCCTTGGCGGCGAATTCCGCCAATGGCGCTACGACGACGGCAACCGGCGCGAGTCGCTGTCGGTGGACGGCTACAACGCGGTGCTGGCGATGCCGCGGCTGCGGTTCGAGCTGCGCGGCCAGGTCCACGTTGGCCGCGGCAGCCGTGACGACGCGCCGTACTTCAACCCGACCCGCGACGCCGGCTGGACGCTCGGTGCCGACCTGCGCACCACCCACTGGCAGCGCTACGACCACGCCTTCTCGCAACAGTTCGGGGTCGCGCTGGGGCAGTCCTGGCAGGACGGTTTCAGCGCTCAGTGGGTGCCTTCGCTGGGCTATCGCCACGCCTGGTCGCTGGGGTACGGGCGCTCGCTCGACTACGGCGTCAACTGGTCGCGGCCGGTCTACGACGGCCAGCGCGAGCGCCACCTTTCCTTTGATGTCCAACTCCACTGGGGCCAATGA
- a CDS encoding calcineurin-like phosphoesterase C-terminal domain-containing protein, giving the protein MRLPATALFLALAASPDARAAQDALITGEVYADANRNGQRDPDEAGIAGVGLSNGRVLVRSGVDGRYAIAARPGDTVFAIKPGAYAFPTGAGGLPAFWIHYLPDGSPPLEYGGIAAQGDTRFDLGLLPVERTAGPLDVVLFADPQTASLVDVDYYARDIVASVRGSGHDNAQLGLTLGDVVNDDLALYPALNRATASLGVPWLHAAGNHDLDFDAPGDEQSLLTFRRHFGPDTFAWEEPGATFVVVDDVVYQPGAAPGYVGGLRDGQFAFLEAYLPTVPKDRLLVVAAHIPFFDTDPAPDRETFRQADRERLFALLGAFPHVLLLSGHGHVQRHVHHDAASGWHGATALHEYNLGAACGAFWSGVKDAAGLPTATMADGTPNGYATLRVDAGGDYRLAWHPARLGGTGTDPADTPGIGLHAPRVLRQGAYPAWGVYANVYMGLDDTRVEFRVDGGEWRPMRKVDRPDPRLLAENARDDAATELRGYDRSPEAIPSTHLWRGALPTDLPAGEHRVEVRAFDRWQGEQRASTTYRLQHATP; this is encoded by the coding sequence ATGCGCCTGCCAGCCACCGCGTTGTTCCTCGCCCTGGCCGCGTCGCCCGATGCGCGCGCCGCGCAGGACGCGTTGATCACCGGCGAGGTGTACGCCGACGCCAACCGCAACGGCCAGCGGGACCCGGACGAAGCCGGCATCGCGGGCGTCGGCCTGTCGAACGGACGCGTGCTGGTGCGATCCGGCGTGGATGGCCGCTACGCAATCGCGGCCCGACCGGGCGACACCGTGTTTGCGATCAAGCCGGGTGCCTACGCGTTTCCCACCGGTGCTGGAGGGCTGCCGGCCTTCTGGATCCATTACCTCCCCGACGGCTCGCCACCGCTCGAATACGGCGGCATTGCCGCGCAGGGCGATACCCGGTTCGACCTGGGGCTGCTGCCGGTCGAACGCACCGCCGGGCCGCTTGACGTCGTGCTGTTTGCCGATCCGCAGACCGCTTCGCTGGTGGATGTCGATTACTACGCGCGTGACATCGTTGCCTCGGTGCGTGGCAGCGGGCATGACAATGCGCAGCTCGGCCTGACCCTGGGTGACGTGGTCAACGACGACCTGGCCCTGTACCCCGCGCTCAACCGTGCGACCGCGTCGCTTGGCGTGCCGTGGTTGCACGCGGCAGGCAACCACGACCTGGATTTCGACGCGCCCGGCGATGAGCAATCGCTGCTGACCTTCCGCCGCCACTTCGGGCCCGACACCTTCGCCTGGGAGGAGCCGGGTGCGACCTTCGTGGTGGTGGACGACGTGGTGTACCAGCCGGGCGCGGCACCGGGCTACGTCGGTGGCCTGCGCGACGGGCAGTTCGCTTTCCTGGAGGCCTACCTGCCGACGGTGCCGAAAGACCGGCTGCTGGTCGTCGCGGCGCACATTCCGTTCTTCGACACGGACCCGGCACCGGATCGCGAGACCTTCCGCCAAGCCGACCGCGAACGCCTGTTCGCACTGCTGGGGGCATTTCCACATGTGCTCCTGCTCAGTGGCCATGGCCACGTGCAGCGGCACGTGCACCACGACGCCGCCAGCGGCTGGCACGGCGCAACCGCGCTTCACGAGTACAACCTGGGTGCGGCCTGTGGCGCATTCTGGTCGGGCGTCAAGGACGCGGCCGGTCTCCCCACCGCGACGATGGCCGACGGCACGCCCAACGGCTATGCGACCCTGCGTGTCGACGCAGGCGGCGATTACCGGCTGGCGTGGCACCCCGCGCGGCTGGGCGGCACGGGCACGGACCCGGCCGACACTCCGGGGATCGGCCTGCATGCACCTCGCGTGCTGCGCCAGGGCGCCTACCCGGCGTGGGGGGTGTACGCCAACGTGTACATGGGGCTGGACGACACCCGCGTGGAATTCCGTGTCGACGGTGGCGAGTGGCGGCCGATGCGGAAGGTCGACCGCCCGGACCCTCGGCTGCTGGCCGAGAACGCACGCGATGACGCCGCTACCGAGCTGCGCGGCTACGACCGTTCACCCGAAGCGATCCCGAGTACCCATCTGTGGCGTGGCGCACTACCGACCGACCTCCCCGCCGGCGAACACCGGGTCGAGGTCAGGGCGTTCGACCGCTGGCAGGGTGAACAGCGGGCGTCGACGACCTACCGGTTGCAGCACGCGACGCCGTAG
- the hisS gene encoding histidine--tRNA ligase: MELLPRDQIAFQRMLDTIRRNYERFGFLPVETPVMELSEVLLTKSGGETERQVYFVQSTGALGKAAQGEGDGLPELALRFDLTVPLARYVAEHEHDLAFPFRRYQMQRVYRGERAQRGRFREFYQCDIDVVGKDSLSTRFDAEIPAVIHAVFSELAIGRFTIQLNNRKLMRGFFEAQGVVDPDLQARVLREVDKLDKRGADYVRETLTGDGFGLSPESVAAILAFVGIRSTSHADALARLDALDPSNGALQEGVAELREVLELVRALGVPESDYALNFSIARGLDYYTGTVYETTLDDYPQIGSICSGGRYENLASHYTKSKLPGVGISIGLTRLFWQLREAGLVKTADSSVQVLVTQMDAESLPHCLSLARELRDAGLNTEVVMEPSKLARQFKYADKAGIRFVTVLGADEIGKGTVTVKDLRRADQFEVARAELAQALRVELAQPDMEARA; encoded by the coding sequence ATGGAGCTGCTGCCACGCGACCAGATCGCCTTCCAGCGCATGCTCGACACCATCCGCCGCAACTACGAGCGCTTCGGGTTCCTGCCCGTCGAGACGCCGGTGATGGAGCTGTCGGAGGTGTTGCTGACCAAGTCCGGTGGCGAGACCGAGCGCCAGGTGTACTTCGTCCAGTCGACCGGCGCGCTGGGCAAGGCCGCGCAGGGCGAGGGCGACGGCCTGCCGGAACTGGCACTGCGCTTCGACCTCACCGTGCCGCTGGCGCGTTACGTCGCCGAGCACGAGCACGACCTGGCGTTCCCGTTCCGCCGCTACCAGATGCAGCGGGTGTACCGCGGCGAGCGCGCGCAGCGCGGGCGGTTCCGCGAGTTCTACCAGTGCGACATCGACGTGGTCGGCAAGGACTCACTGAGCACCCGCTTCGACGCGGAGATCCCGGCGGTCATCCACGCGGTGTTTTCCGAGCTGGCGATCGGCCGCTTCACCATCCAGCTCAACAACCGGAAGTTGATGCGCGGGTTCTTCGAAGCACAGGGCGTCGTCGACCCGGACCTGCAGGCGCGCGTGCTTCGCGAGGTCGACAAACTCGACAAGCGCGGCGCCGACTACGTGCGCGAAACGCTGACCGGCGACGGCTTCGGGCTGTCGCCGGAGTCGGTCGCGGCGATCCTCGCGTTCGTCGGCATCCGCTCGACCTCCCATGCCGACGCGCTGGCCCGGCTGGACGCGCTCGACCCGAGCAACGGGGCCCTGCAGGAAGGTGTGGCCGAGCTGCGCGAGGTGCTTGAACTGGTGCGCGCGCTGGGCGTGCCGGAGTCGGACTACGCGCTCAACTTCTCGATCGCCCGCGGCCTGGACTACTACACCGGCACCGTCTACGAGACGACGCTCGACGACTACCCGCAGATCGGCTCGATCTGTTCGGGTGGGCGCTACGAGAACCTGGCCAGCCACTACACCAAGTCGAAGCTCCCCGGCGTCGGCATTTCGATCGGCCTGACCCGACTGTTCTGGCAGCTGCGCGAGGCCGGCCTGGTGAAGACCGCCGACAGCAGCGTGCAGGTGCTGGTGACGCAGATGGACGCCGAGTCGCTTCCGCATTGCCTGTCGCTTGCGCGCGAGTTGCGCGACGCGGGGCTCAATACCGAGGTGGTGATGGAGCCTTCCAAGCTGGCCCGGCAGTTCAAGTACGCCGACAAGGCCGGCATCCGCTTCGTGACGGTGCTGGGCGCCGACGAGATCGGCAAGGGCACGGTCACGGTCAAGGACCTGCGACGCGCGGACCAGTTCGAGGTCGCGCGCGCCGAGCTGGCGCAGGCATTGCGGGTCGAGCTGGCGCAGCCGGACATGGAGGCGCGGGCATGA
- a CDS encoding sodium-dependent transporter, with translation MEKTPIHGMWSSRLAFILAATGSAVGLGNIWRFPYLASDNGGGAFVLVYLGCIFFVGLPVLIAEILIGRHGRRSPITALAQITRETGAPRAWAGIGWIGIVAGVLILSFYSVVGGWTLRYAWLYLSQLFGGPAILDPAASFGAMLADPAALALWHALFMAVTVGVVALGVEKGLERAVRFLMPALFLTLLLLVGYGATTGHLGQAASFLFRPDWSKVDSGVLVAAMGQAFFTLSLGMCAMMTYGAYLPAKVSIPRTVAIVAVCDTTVALLAGLAIFPIVISFGISPEGGGPGLIFTSLPLAFEAMPGGIVYGLAFFALLFVAAWTSSISLLEPATAYMVERGRSRRSAALMMAGLCWALGLVTVFSFNIWSHVRMLDRDLMGLIELVANDIMLPLGGLLIALFAGWVLKDSILREQLAGMPAWGFTVWRWLLRVLCPLLVLAVLLNALL, from the coding sequence ATGGAAAAGACCCCGATCCACGGCATGTGGTCGTCACGCCTGGCCTTCATCCTGGCCGCGACCGGTTCGGCGGTCGGCCTGGGCAACATCTGGCGCTTCCCCTATCTCGCCTCCGACAACGGCGGCGGCGCGTTCGTGCTGGTGTACCTGGGCTGCATCTTCTTCGTCGGCCTGCCGGTCCTGATCGCCGAGATCCTGATCGGCCGCCACGGGCGCCGGAGTCCCATCACCGCACTGGCACAGATCACCCGCGAAACCGGCGCCCCAAGGGCCTGGGCCGGTATCGGCTGGATCGGCATCGTGGCCGGCGTGCTGATCCTCAGCTTCTACAGCGTGGTCGGCGGCTGGACCCTGCGCTACGCCTGGCTGTACCTGTCGCAGCTGTTTGGCGGCCCGGCCATCCTCGACCCGGCCGCGTCGTTCGGCGCGATGCTGGCCGACCCGGCGGCGCTCGCGCTCTGGCATGCGCTGTTCATGGCGGTGACCGTGGGCGTGGTGGCGCTGGGCGTGGAGAAGGGCCTGGAGCGGGCGGTCCGGTTCCTGATGCCGGCGCTGTTCCTCACGCTGCTGTTGCTGGTTGGCTATGGCGCGACCACCGGCCACCTCGGGCAGGCGGCGTCCTTCCTGTTCCGGCCGGACTGGAGCAAGGTGGATTCAGGCGTGCTGGTGGCCGCGATGGGCCAGGCATTCTTTACGCTGAGCCTGGGCATGTGCGCGATGATGACCTACGGCGCATACCTGCCCGCCAAGGTCTCGATCCCGCGCACCGTCGCCATCGTGGCGGTGTGCGATACCACCGTCGCGCTGCTGGCCGGCCTGGCGATCTTCCCGATCGTGATCTCCTTCGGCATCAGTCCCGAAGGCGGCGGTCCGGGCCTGATCTTCACCTCGCTTCCGCTGGCCTTCGAGGCGATGCCCGGCGGCATCGTCTACGGGCTCGCCTTCTTCGCGCTGCTTTTCGTGGCGGCGTGGACCTCGTCGATCTCGCTGCTCGAGCCGGCGACCGCCTATATGGTCGAGCGCGGCCGCAGCCGCAGGTCGGCGGCGCTGATGATGGCCGGGCTGTGCTGGGCGCTCGGGCTGGTGACGGTTTTCTCGTTCAACATCTGGTCGCACGTGCGCATGCTCGACCGTGACCTGATGGGCCTGATCGAGCTGGTCGCCAACGACATCATGTTGCCGTTGGGTGGCCTGCTCATCGCGTTGTTCGCCGGCTGGGTGCTGAAGGACAGCATCCTGCGCGAGCAGCTCGCAGGCATGCCCGCCTGGGGATTCACGGTCTGGCGCTGGCTGCTGCGCGTGCTGTGCCCCCTTCTGGTGCTGGCGGTATTGCTGAACGCGCTGCTCTGA
- a CDS encoding 1,2-dihydroxy-3-keto-5-methylthiopentene dioxygenase, with the protein MSRLRIFAEDQPATPLLATGDHERIAAELAPIGVGFEQWEAAAPVAPGDSPETILAAYRADIDRLVAERGFKSVDVVSIAPDNPKREEMRAKFLDEHFHKEDEVRFFVAGSGLFTLHVGDRVYELLCEAGDLVSVPDATTHWFDMGPEPSFVAIRFFTEPDGWVGHFTGSDIATRFPRLEPDGN; encoded by the coding sequence ATGAGCCGCCTGCGCATCTTTGCCGAGGACCAGCCCGCCACGCCGTTGCTGGCGACTGGCGACCACGAACGCATCGCCGCTGAGCTGGCTCCGATCGGGGTCGGTTTCGAGCAATGGGAAGCCGCGGCGCCGGTCGCGCCGGGTGACAGCCCCGAGACGATCCTCGCCGCCTACCGCGCCGACATCGACCGGCTGGTCGCCGAGCGCGGTTTCAAGAGCGTGGACGTCGTCAGCATCGCGCCTGACAACCCCAAGCGCGAAGAGATGCGGGCCAAGTTCCTGGACGAGCATTTCCACAAGGAAGACGAGGTCCGCTTCTTCGTCGCCGGTTCCGGCCTGTTCACCCTGCACGTGGGCGACCGGGTGTACGAACTGCTGTGCGAGGCGGGCGACCTGGTGTCGGTGCCCGACGCCACGACCCACTGGTTCGACATGGGCCCGGAGCCGAGCTTCGTCGCCATCCGCTTCTTCACCGAACCCGACGGCTGGGTCGGCCATTTCACCGGCAGCGACATCGCCACGCGCTTCCCGCGCCTGGAACCGGACGGCAACTGA
- a CDS encoding methylthioribulose 1-phosphate dehydratase, whose translation MDTLPYDRQRLKHCAGEIIRNVRELASAGWTPATSSNFSMRLDDRHAAITVSGRDKGRLVEDDIMVVDMDGAPVATEHRPSAETLLHTQLYARFGEVGCVLHTHSLNQTVASRLYAGAGHVHLEGYELLKAFTGNSTHETAVALPVLPNSQDMQTLAAQVDALLDQQAMWGYLIDGHGLYAWGRDMAEARRHLDAFEFLLACELELRKLHR comes from the coding sequence ATGGACACCCTCCCCTACGATCGCCAGCGGTTGAAACACTGCGCGGGCGAGATCATCCGCAATGTCCGCGAGCTGGCGTCCGCCGGCTGGACACCGGCGACCAGCAGCAACTTCTCGATGCGCCTCGACGATCGCCACGCGGCGATCACGGTGTCCGGCCGCGACAAGGGCCGGCTGGTCGAGGACGACATCATGGTGGTGGACATGGACGGCGCGCCGGTCGCGACCGAACACCGTCCGTCCGCCGAGACCCTGCTGCACACCCAGCTCTACGCGCGCTTCGGCGAGGTCGGCTGCGTGCTTCACACCCACTCGCTCAACCAGACGGTCGCCTCGCGGCTGTATGCGGGCGCGGGCCATGTGCACCTGGAGGGGTACGAACTGCTCAAGGCGTTCACCGGCAATAGCACCCACGAGACCGCGGTCGCGCTGCCCGTGCTGCCCAACAGCCAGGACATGCAGACCCTGGCCGCCCAGGTCGACGCGCTGCTGGACCAGCAGGCCATGTGGGGCTACCTGATCGACGGCCACGGCCTGTACGCGTGGGGCCGCGACATGGCCGAGGCACGCCGGCACCTGGACGCGTTCGAATTCCTGCTGGCCTGCGAACTTGAACTGAGGAAGCTGCACCGATGA